One genomic segment of Streptomyces sp. TLI_146 includes these proteins:
- a CDS encoding ATP-dependent 6-phosphofructokinase, with the protein MRIGVLTAGGDCPGLNAVIRSVVHRALTGHGDEVIGFEDGFKGLLDGHFRPLDLDSVSGILARGGTILGSARLERARLREAAENCAELARRYGIDALIPIGGEGTLTAARMLSDAGMPVVGVPKTIDNDISATDRTFGFDTAVMVATEAIDRLKTTAESHQRVMVVEVMGRHAGWIALESGMAGGAHGICLPERPFEVDDLVKMVEERFARGKKFAVICVAEGAHPAEGAMPYEKGAIDQYGHERFAGIGNRLAIELERRLGKEARPVILGHVQRGGVPTAYDRVLATRFGWHAVEAVHRGDFGNMTALRGTDVVMAPLASAVTELKTVPADRMFEAESVF; encoded by the coding sequence ATGCGCATCGGAGTCCTCACCGCGGGCGGCGACTGCCCGGGCCTGAACGCAGTGATCCGGTCGGTCGTGCACCGCGCCCTGACCGGCCACGGCGACGAGGTCATCGGCTTCGAGGACGGGTTCAAGGGCCTGCTCGACGGCCACTTCCGCCCGCTCGACCTGGACTCGGTCAGCGGCATCCTGGCGCGCGGCGGCACCATCCTCGGCTCGGCCCGCCTGGAGCGCGCCCGGCTGCGCGAGGCCGCCGAGAACTGCGCCGAGCTGGCCCGCCGTTACGGCATCGACGCGCTCATCCCGATCGGCGGCGAGGGCACGCTGACGGCGGCCCGGATGCTCTCCGACGCCGGGATGCCGGTGGTCGGCGTGCCGAAGACCATCGACAACGACATCTCCGCCACCGACCGCACCTTCGGCTTCGACACGGCCGTCATGGTCGCGACCGAGGCCATCGACCGGCTGAAGACCACCGCCGAGTCGCACCAGCGCGTCATGGTCGTCGAGGTGATGGGCCGTCACGCGGGCTGGATCGCGCTGGAGTCCGGCATGGCCGGCGGCGCCCACGGCATCTGTCTGCCCGAGCGGCCCTTCGAGGTCGACGACCTGGTCAAGATGGTCGAGGAGCGCTTCGCGCGCGGCAAGAAGTTCGCGGTGATCTGCGTCGCCGAGGGCGCGCACCCCGCCGAGGGCGCCATGCCGTACGAGAAGGGCGCGATCGACCAGTACGGTCACGAGCGGTTCGCCGGCATCGGCAACCGGCTGGCCATCGAGCTGGAGCGGCGCCTGGGCAAGGAGGCCCGCCCGGTCATCCTCGGCCACGTCCAGCGCGGCGGCGTGCCCACCGCGTACGACCGCGTCCTCGCCACCCGGTTCGGCTGGCACGCGGTGGAGGCGGTGCACCGGGGCGACTTCGGCAACATGACGGCGCTGCGGGGCACGGACGTGGTGATGGCGCCGCTGGCGTCGGCGGTCACCGAGCTGAAGACGGTCCCGGCGGACCGGATGTTCGAGGCGGAGTCGGTGTTCTGA